In Edaphobacter paludis, a single window of DNA contains:
- a CDS encoding XRE family transcriptional regulator, whose protein sequence is MIGSRIKLAREIAGLTQTELAERIGTTQSGIASMEANLYRPSSDYLKILAKQTGFGLAFFEPTHVDEFPSGALLYRARTALSKSERQHAHGLTSVAFELAVFLGAKLKQVPVNLPRLKESPEKAAQITRTALGIAPHVPVVDLMQRAERNGVLILLIPREISTLDGFATWVGSPYPRPVIALLGGKVGYRVNFTLGEEIGHLVLHSPLTVSVVEADNQARAFAQELLLPKEAMLEEMRGPITLTNLATLKPRWNVSLQMLIRRASDLKLITPNQYRYLNQQVRTSGWTQLEPGDENIPQPKPRLMRKMAELRYGNPIDLAKLSGETGIPLHTVAELLGVEAPKRRGRVLDFKPRAQ, encoded by the coding sequence ATGATAGGCAGTCGGATAAAGTTGGCGCGTGAGATTGCCGGATTAACTCAGACAGAACTTGCAGAACGGATTGGCACAACACAGTCAGGAATCGCTTCGATGGAAGCCAATCTCTATCGGCCATCATCGGACTATCTCAAAATCCTGGCTAAGCAGACGGGGTTTGGCCTCGCGTTTTTCGAGCCGACCCACGTTGACGAGTTCCCCTCGGGGGCGCTCCTCTATCGTGCCCGCACCGCACTCTCCAAGTCGGAGCGGCAACATGCTCATGGATTAACGTCAGTTGCCTTTGAACTGGCGGTCTTCTTGGGCGCGAAGTTGAAACAGGTGCCAGTCAATCTTCCGCGACTCAAGGAATCACCTGAAAAGGCCGCTCAGATAACACGAACGGCCCTTGGCATCGCGCCTCACGTCCCAGTGGTAGACCTCATGCAACGAGCAGAGCGCAACGGCGTGTTGATATTGCTGATTCCTCGGGAGATCAGTACGCTCGATGGGTTCGCGACATGGGTTGGGTCACCGTATCCAAGGCCCGTCATTGCGCTCCTCGGGGGTAAGGTCGGCTATCGCGTCAACTTCACGTTAGGCGAGGAAATCGGGCATCTCGTCTTGCACTCTCCTCTAACCGTGTCTGTTGTGGAAGCTGACAATCAAGCGAGGGCTTTTGCTCAGGAGCTGCTCCTCCCAAAGGAAGCCATGCTCGAAGAGATGAGAGGCCCGATAACCCTTACCAATCTTGCGACGCTCAAGCCAAGATGGAACGTGTCGTTGCAAATGTTGATACGTCGGGCCAGCGATCTCAAGTTGATTACGCCAAACCAGTATCGCTATCTGAACCAACAAGTACGCACTAGCGGCTGGACGCAACTTGAGCCGGGTGACGAGAACATCCCTCAGCCAAAGCCGCGCCTTATGAGGAAAATGGCCGAACTTCGATACGGGAATCCGATAGATTTAGCCAAGTTGTCGGGTGAAACGGGCATCCCCCTCCACACTGTTGCCGAACTGCTGGGCGTGGAAGCACCCAAGCGGCGTGGACGCGTCTTGGATTTCAAGCCAAGAGCGCAATAG